In Bufo gargarizans isolate SCDJY-AF-19 chromosome 5, ASM1485885v1, whole genome shotgun sequence, the following are encoded in one genomic region:
- the LOC122938661 gene encoding mycocerosic acid synthase-like polyketide synthase isoform X1, with amino-acid sequence MEEDQIAIVGIGCNFPGGEGIEHFWKVIFDGRNCTTEIPEERFDLKKWYDSDHTKPGKMYTSRAAFVDGINEFDNKVFGMNNSETANMDPQHKLLLECTYRALEDAGYPSENIRGRKIGVFIGLMNRDADYIFNNSPENINHFNGTGTATSIAANRISYCFNLMGPSLSIDTACSSSLVALHYACHAIRQGDCEMAICGGVSCIIEPRIFVSLCKAKMLSADGTSKPFSNRADGYGRGEGCGIILLKPFKKAKEEYCKVWGLISASAINQDGHSVSPITRPSQNQQEYLLQHIYSKIDPCSVQYIEAHGTGTPIGDPTEAASLGNIIGEKRNGMTPLKIGSVKGNIGHTESAAGVAGLIKVLLMMHHEIIPPSLHYSKENGIKMIGESKLEIPTRTEKWQEDIKFGRMAGINCFGFGGTNVHVVIKQDKQEYPKYHSKRSVDILILSAASSKSLQLCIEDTKIALGGTTSLTLENLVYTAACRRSHLNYKHRIGFMASSLTQLHQQLQTVSKYPLIATSSPHIVFVFCGNGVLYKGMCKMLLEHEPVFRTTCMAVDRLIQSYTSISVLQLLQEEFDDFSKPDVTQLLLFTIQVSLVALLKHWGVRPNCTVGHSVGEVAAAHCSGLISLEDAVKIIYYRSTLQCKAVGGLMLVVGNILVMEISKIIQLYKGKVCIAAYNSPTSCTLSGDMFSIKHLQGELTKKYNENNIFLHILDVPAAYHSHMMDPILNEIKEMLRDLQEKDIHVDIISTVTGKPASKGDFTTGDYWAKNIRESVAFQQAIEASARDKENTLFIEIGPRRALQRNIIETLGPNTTVLPALQPNKEYETIFSMLIALFTQGYNPEWCNVFDAYKSSPSIIPRYQFDHIKQDIRYEKIRQGNQTASKLRPNHPLICSLSEDFTDFQCTVSKTITSYVYEHTNWGSALIPGAFYVELGLAAASMSFKPKAPLSSLEISVTFSNPCVLHQDSVDLKIKLHQEGKVTHFEVLTSHIFASGQLLKNNSMANTVKRISVEQIFSRCTSIFKTERTYEQLSTLGFEYGKSYKHLGDVHYGNDLKEGIARVKVSEEVRETMYEYHIHPVILDCFLQMGVCVGLRTKESAIFPSSIGSLTILQPLQEEMIIYMKTIKTTEKYIELCGCFADNTGSILVEIKSAKLSFLKQTENKQVKTFYQVKWTQCSQPSHIPEHEPKMLIFSDTLGIGEKLSKYMPNEPNYIMFNSWDSDFQAQKLLNSDCTDVVFMWGIQRVSENIPNNLTQYLAKCCEVYRQLILAVSKKSPKPSIRTVTFRTVDSTVDSINPGFAFVGMTRACLFEMPDITFQLIDISSTSPQDVKALAQVLHNYNPEDHPEIWVNEGSIYANEIIFTDTEKRTRQIDYLQKSDNFTLYTSEPYTVTNISAEQSNYKLFELKSKDLEICVDEICIHTDDYFPISLSSWKYGNTLYWNSLTSDKHELVALDFAGIVTAVGEGVKRFQVGNRVAACYPITATSNISIPENVCFLVKKAPLIKNAPCISFFVLAWEILHNQLPRAKNKSKLAILTPDVNSVLCKVLAKTAKQSGWETVISAASRAVDKQCTSMVILPTVGDVPREVLNALPLLKDVVLVSDHKNNKNLRNTILSSNEDFQIHLLDISAIFQKAYLQQHSKNLHKWLYSITSKNTINIPKRLIQPSWRESDCHIGEASYFTSQSLPVIELDNSTVSAIPMSASNPMLFKDKAVYIVTGGLTGLGFETVKFIGNNGGGHIVILSRRKSTYEMEQQLAEIQNQNETTKIVTLSCDISCYPEVKNAIDFIKTIFPNIPVKGVFHSAVVFIDRILQNLNLSLFEKVLSPKVDGVVNLHLATLNMKLDYFVCYSSIASFVGNSGQANYAAANSFLEMFCKYRRNMGLCGQAISWGGLNLGFLRNRPHMHRILEAKGILLLSTVEIHEHLKKCLQLNNPSQAIFKFNFKTTYENQMSQIPALKRRFYSVVLGEMSSWEQTSKENQSLKSKKETCEDDILLVVTELTGVSPSDITMSTLLSSLGIDSMSAMTLQSRILKDKNVNIPLVKLLDPNTTISNLVSLVKETTGDKKEIGSEIIEETLL; translated from the exons GTGATTGTGAGATGGCGATATGTGGTGGTGTCAGCTGTATCATCGAACCTCGCATCTTCGTTTCCCTTTGTAAGGCAAAGATGCTATCCGCTGATGGAACCAGTAAACCTTTCTCTAATAGAGCAGATGGATACGGAAGAGGAGAAGGATGTGGCATTATTCTACTAAAACCTTTCAAAAAG GCTAAAGAAGAATACTGTAAAGTCTGGGGACTTATAAGTGCAAGTGCAATAAACCAAGATGGACACTCAGTATCACCCATCACAAGGCCATCTCAAAATCAGCAGGAATATTTATTGCAACACATCTATAGCAAGATAGATCCATGTTCTGTGCAATACATTGAGGCTCATGGTACTGGTACACCAATTGGTGACCCAACAGAAGCTGCCAGCTTAGGAAATATCATTGGGGAAAAAAGGAATGGAATGACACCCCTAAAGATTGGATCCGTTAAAGGAAACATAGGTCACACTGAATCTGCTGCTGGAGTTGCTGGCTTAATAAAGGTTCTTCTCATGATGCATCATGAAATAATCCCTCCATCTCTACATTATTCTAAagaaaatggcatcaaaatgatTGGTGAATCAAAACTAGAGATTCCAACCAGAACTGAAAAGTGGCAGGAGGACATCAAATTTGGAAGAATGGCAGGAATAAATTGTTTTGGGTTTGGTGGAACTAATGTTCATGTTGTTATCAAACAAGATAAGCAAGAATATCCCAAATATCACTCAAAACGATCAGTTGACATATTGATATTATCTGCAGCCTCAAGCAAATCCCTTCAACTATGTATCGAAGACACAAAAATAGCATTAGGCGGCACAACATCCTTAACTCTGGAGAACCTGGTCTACACAGCAGCTTGCAGGAGAAGTCATTTAAATTACAAACACAGAATAGGATTTATGGCCTCTTCATTAACTCAATTGCACCAACAGTTACAAACTGTGAGCAAATACCCCCTTATAGCTACATCCAGCCCTCATATTGTGTTTGTATTCTGTGGTAATGGAGTCCTTTATAAAGGGATGTGTAAGATGTTACTTGAACATGAGCCAGTGTTCAGGACAACATGTATGGCAGTTGATAGGTTGATTCAGTCTTACACCTCCATTTCTGTGCTGCAGTTGTTACAGGAAGAGTTTGATGATTTTTCAAAACCAGATGTGACACAGTTGTTGCTCTTTACAATTCAGGTGTCATTAGTAGCTCTCCTAAAACACTGGGGGGTAAGGCCAAACTGCACTGTGGGCCATTCAGTTGGAGAAGTTGCGGCAGCACATTGTTCTGGACTTATTTCACTTGAAGATGctgtaaaaattatatattataggAGCACACTGCAATGCAAAGCTGTTGGGGGACTTATGTTGGTAGTTGGAAATATACTCGTgatggaaatatcaaaaataattcAGTTATACAAGGGAAAAGTATGTATTGCTGCTTATAACAGTCCTACTTCATgcacattgtcaggtgacatgtTTTCAATAAAACACCTCCAAGGGGAACTGACCAAGAAATACAATGAAAATAATATATTTCTGCATATACTTGATGTCCCTGCTGCATACCACAGCCACATGATGGATCCTATATTGAATGAGATAAAAGAGATGTTGAGAGATTTACAGGAAAAAGATATTCATGTTGATATTATATCAACAGTGACCGGAAAGCCTGCATCCAAAGGAGATTTCACCACTGGTGATTACTGGGCTAAAAATATTCGTGAATCAGTTGCCTTTCAACAAGCTATAGAAGCTTCAGCAAGAGATAAAGAAAACACTCTATTTATTGAAATAGGTCCTCGGAGAGCACTACAAAGGAACATAATTGAAACATTAGGCCCCAACACAACAGTATTACCTGCTTTACAGCCCAATAAAGAGTATGAGACCATCTTTTCCATGCTGATTGCACTTTTTACACAAGGATACAACCCTGAGTGGTGTAATGTTTTTGACGCATATAAATCATCTCCATCTATTATTCCAAGATATCAATTTGATCACATCAAACAAGATATCAGATATGAAAAAATTAGACAAGGGAACCAAACTGCATCCAAACTGCGTCCTAACCACCCATTAATTTGCAGCTTGAGTGAGGATTTCACTGACTTCCAATGTACGGTATCTAAAACCATTACTTCCTATGTCTATGAACATACAAACTGGGGTTCTGCCCTCATTCCAGGTGCATTCTATGTAGAACTTGGATTAGCAGCTGCATCCATGAGCTTCAAACCTAAAGCACCTTTAAGTTCTTTAGAAATCAGTGTAACATTTTCCAACCCTTGTGTTCTTCACCAAGACTCTGTTGACCTGAAAATCAAGCTACACCAAGAAGGCAAAGTAACTCATTTTGAAGTTCTAACATCACACATTTTTGCAAGTGGGCAACTCCTAAAGAATAACTCTATGGCAAACACAGTAAAAAGAATCTCAGTTGAACAGATATTCAGTAGATGTACCTCTATTTTCAAAACTGAAAGGACTTATGAGCAGCTCTCTACACTTGGATTTGAATACGGGAAAAGTTACAAGCATCTGGGTGATGTTCATTATGGAAATGATCTCAAAGAAGGGATTGCCAGAGTGAAAGTGAGTGAAGAAGTCAGAGAAACAATGTATGAGTACCACATCCATCCAGTCATTTTAGACTGCTTTCTTCAAATGGGAGTTTGTGTGGGATTGAGAACAAAAGAATCAGCAATCTTCCCATCATCCATTGGAAGTTTAACGATTCTACAGCCTCTCCAAGAAGAAATGATCATCTacatgaaaacaataaaaacaacagAGAAGTACATTGAGTTATGTGGATGTTTTGCAGACAACACTGGTTCAATTTTAGTAGAAATAAAAAGTGCTAAGTTGTCATTTCTAAAACAAACAGAGAACAAACAAGTGAAAACTTTTTACCAAGTTAAATGGACACAATGTTCACAACCCAGTCATATACCAGAACACGAGCCAAAAATGTTGATTTTTTCTGACACTCTAGGAATAGGTGAAAAATTATCAAAGTACATGCCAAATGAACCTAACTATATTATGTTCAACAGCTGGGATTCAGATTTTCAGGCACAAAAGCTTCTCAATAGTGACTGCACTGATGTTGTGTTTATGTGGGGAATCCAAAGAGTATCTGAAAACATTCCAAACAACCTTACACAATATCTAGCAAAATGCTGTGAAGTTTATCGACAGCTGATCTTAGCAGTGAGTAAAAAATCCCCTAAGCCTTCTATCCGTACAGTGACATTCAGAACAGTAGACAGTACAGTAGATAGTATTAACCCTGGATTTGCATTTGTCGGAATGACAAGAGCTTGTCTCTTTGAAATGCCTGACATAACATTTCAGCTGATTGACATTAGCTCCACAAGTCCCCAAGATGTTAAGGCACTAGCCCAGGTTCTTCATAATTATAACCCAGAGGACCATCCTGAGATCTGGGTTAATGAAGGTTCTATTTATGCTAATGAAATaattttcactgacactgaaaagAGAACAAGGCAGATCGATTATTTACAGAAATCTGATAATTTCACCCTTTACACTTCAGAGCCTTATACTGTAACTAATATTTCTGCTGAACAGTCTAATTACAAATTATTTGAGCTTAAAAGCAAAGACTTGGAAATCTGTGTTGATGAAATTTGCATCCACACAGATGATTATTTTCCTATTAGCCTTTCAAGCTGGAAATATGGGAATACTTTGTACTGGAACTCGTTGACTAGTGATAAGCATGAGCTTGTTGCGCTGGATTTTGCTGGTATTGTGACTGCCGTTGGCGAAGGTGTTAAGAGATTTCAGGTTGGCAATCGAGTTGCCGCTTGCTATCCAATAACTGCAACCTCTAACATCAGTATTCCCGAAAATGTTTGCTTCTTAGTCAAAAAAGCTCCACTGATAAAAAATGCTCCTTGCATCTCATTCTTTGTCTTAGCCTGGGAAATTCTGCACAATCAACTACCACGTGCAAAGAATAAGTCTAAACTTGCTATTCTAACGCCTGATGTAAACTCAGTCCTATGCAAAGTTTTGGCCAAGACAGCAAAGCAGAGTGGATGGGAAACTGTAATATCTGCTGCAAGTAGGGCAGTTGATAAGCAGTGCACTTCAATGGTTATTCTTCCGACAGTAGGAGATGTCCCTAGAGAAGTTCTTAATGCACTACCACTCCTCAAAGATGTGGTATTAGTATCTgatcataaaaataataaaaacttgcGAAATACAATTCTTAGCAGCAATGAAGACTTTCAAATCCACTTACTTGATATTTCTGCTATTTTCCAGAAGGCATATTTGCAACAGCATTCAAAAAATCTGCATAAGTGGCTTTATTCCATTACTTCAAAAAACACCATTAACATTCCAAAACGCTTGATTCAACCATCATGGAGAGAATCTGACTGTCATATTGGAGAAGCCAGCTACTTTACTTCTCAGTCCTTACCGGTAATTGAGCTAGACAATAGTACTGTCTCAGCAATACCAATGTCAGCATCCAATCCAATGCTCTTCAAAGATAAAGCTGTTTACATTGTCACAGGTGGTCTGACTGGTCTTGGATTTGAAACAGTGAAATTTATTGGGAATAATGGTGGTGGCCACATAGTGATTCTATCCAGAAGAAAATCAACCTATGAAATGGAACAACAGTTAGCTGAGATTCAGAATCAAAATGAAACTACCAAGATTGTCACTTTATCATGTGACATTTCCTGTTACCCAGAGGTTAAAAATGCCATTGATTTCATAAAAACAATATTTCCAAATATCCCGGTGAAAGGTGTCTTCCACAGTGCTGTTGTTTTTATTGATAGGATTCTGCAGAATCTAAACTTGTCCCTGTTTGAGAAAGTTCTTAGCCCAAAAGTAGATGGAGTTGTGAATCTTCACCTTGCCACATTAAACATGAAACTTGACTATTTTGTTTGCTATTCATCTATTGCTTCATTTGTTGGAAATTCAGGACAAGCAaattatgctgctgccaactcctttCTAGAAATGTTCTGCAAATACAGAAGGAATATGGGCCTTTGTGGACAAGCGATCAGTTGGGGTGGCCTCAATCTTGGATTTTTACGCAATCGGCCTCATATGCATAGAATCTTAGAAGCAAAAGGAATACTTCTCTTGAGTACTGTGGAAATTCATGAGCATCTAAAGAAATGTCTTCAATTGAATAATCCAAGTCAAGCAATATTCAAATTTAACTTTAAAACCACGTATGAAAACCAGATGTCACAAATCCCAGCACTAAAAAGGCGGTTCTACAGTGTGGTACTAGGAGAGATGAGTAGTTGGGAGCAAACATCAAAAGAAAACCAATCTTTAAAAAGCAAAAAGGAAACATGTGAAGATGATATTTTGTTAGTAGTTACTGAACTCACAGGAGTCAGCCCAAGTGACATCACTATGAGCACTCTTCTCAGTTCTCTGGGGATTGACTCAATGTCAGCTATGACATTACAAAGTCGTATCCTCAAAGACAAAAATGTAAACATACCCCTGGTCAAACTACTGGATCCCAACACAACAATCTCAAATCTGGTATCACTGGTTAAAGAAACCACTGGCGATAAAAAAGAGATTGGAAGCGAGATAATAGAGGAAACTCTACTGTAA